In Opitutaceae bacterium, the sequence TTCCAAGGTTTGAGGGTCACGCCATCAGCTTGCTGTTGGGAACGGAACACCCGCAACCCCATTCTTCGGGTACAATGATGGCGCACGCTTTGAAACCCGCCAGTCCACCGTTGACACCCCGACGCTTGATGTCACCTAACCCACCTTGAGCCCGGACTCGCGTTTGAACCACCGGACTCCCCAAAACATCAGACCATCCTCGGAATTCGAAACATGAAAAAACTATTGATGAGTTTCCTCGTCGCCCTCGCCCTTGCCGGCGCCACGGCCACCTTCGCATCTGAAACATCCCCCAAGAGCGTCATCCACGTCGTGACGGTTGCCTGGAAGAAGACAGCCACGCCGGAGCAGATCCAGGCCGCCATCGACGGCGTGCATGCGCTGCCGGCCGCCTACAAGGGAATCACCCGCGTGTGGACCAAGGCCATCAAGGTCCAGAACCCCAAGGGCGCGGAAGTCGCCAAGACCCACGTGCTCGTCATGGAGTTCGCGGATGAGGACGCCCTGAAGAACTACACCGATTCGCCCGCGCAGAAGGAGTGGTACAAGTCCTACATTGCGGCCCGGCAGACCAGCACGACCTACGACATCACAAACTGAGCCCGCACGGCTGATGTCCTTTCAAGCCGCCCCTTTGCCGGGCGGCTTTTTTTTCGCCGCACACCAGCCGTTCAGGCGGTGAAGGGATGCCTCCAGGGGGCGCGGTATTCACGTTTCAGATACGCCGAGGCGCCGGCGTTCCCCACGATCTGCTCCCTGCCGGCATCCCAGGACAGCCTGCCTCCGGTCTTGAG encodes:
- a CDS encoding Dabb family protein codes for the protein MKKLLMSFLVALALAGATATFASETSPKSVIHVVTVAWKKTATPEQIQAAIDGVHALPAAYKGITRVWTKAIKVQNPKGAEVAKTHVLVMEFADEDALKNYTDSPAQKEWYKSYIAARQTSTTYDITN